Within Deltaproteobacteria bacterium, the genomic segment ACGATCCGGACCGGCACCCCCTCCTCATCGCAAATGGCCATGACCTCTTCCATTTCGCCGAGACCCCTTGCCGGAAGTGCGATCACCAGTTCATCGATCGGGTTTGAATGCAACAACTCCCGAAGGTTCCCGCTGTGCCCTATCACACTGTATCCGAACCTCTCCTCCCCCACGTCACGCTCGTTTCTGCCGATAAGGCCCAGAATCTTGATGCCCCAGTCCGGATATTTCTCCACAGAGCGGACAAAGGCTTCAGCCACATCTTCTTCACCGAGTACAAGTACACTCTTGATGTTCCTACCCCACTTCCTCACGTAACCGATGAATTGATATAGAACTGCCTTCTCCACACTGAGGAGTATAAGATTAGTCATAGCAAAAAATGCTATAAGTGTCCTTGGAATCTTCAATTTCATCATGAAGGCCGCCGTAAGTACCACAAGAGTCCCGAAGGCCACCGTTTTCACCACTATCATTATATCCGTTTTCAGAGAAGTAAAACGCTGCCCCACATACGCATCCTGATAGCCCAACAATCCGCGCCAAACTAGAATAATGACGATAAGAGTGGGCCAATAGTCGGTCCAATTGACTACAGTGCCGAATCCATAGAATGCAATAGCGGCATTTCTAGCATAGGTGGCAATTACAAAGGACAGAATAGTCACCAGTGTATCCAATAAAGCAACTACCAGTCTTGTCAATACAGGATAATCGGTAATCATCTATTCGCCACGAGTGTTAATGCGAAGAAGCTCTATCAAATGTCTCTCAACCTTATCGGTGATCCTATCCCAGTCATAACTCCTTAATCCAAACTCCCTAATTTCTCTTCCCGAGCGGTCGGCTGCATCTCTGTCGAGCTGTAGGATTTTCATCAGTTTGGAAGACAAATCATCGACATTGCCGGACTGGAAAGTCCAACCATGTCCAGAGAGTAGATCCTTGTTTTCCTGGATATCACTGGCAAGTATCATACGGCCATACCCCATGGCCTCCAGCACGGACAACGGCATTCCCTCTACCGTCGAGGGTTGAACAAAGCAGAAGGCATTTGAGAAGAGCTCAGCCTTTATCCGGTCTCTGGCGAATCCCGTAAACACGATGTCACCTGCACCCCCGAAATCCATCAACCTGCGATAGTATTCGTCCCTATGGTTGCTGTCCCCGGCTATAACCAGCTTCTTTCCCCCTTTGCACTCTCTTGGAAGCCTCTGCCAGGCTTCCAGCAGAAAATGAGCTCCCTTCTCAGGAACCAGCCGGGCCATAAAGAGCAGGTAATCCCCGCCGCCAAGACCCCACTGCCTGATTCTTTCAGGGCGAGCGAAGACTATCTTAGGTATTCCATTCGGGACGTAGATGCATCTTGTCCCGTAGGTTCCTTCCAGGAATCTCTTGTCTTCTCTACACACACAGAACGTAAGATGGGGGAATCTAACACTCGTCCAGCCCGACATTCTGATCAGTCTTCTTGCCAGAGGGCCCCATTTTTCCCTCTTCCAATCCAAACCATGTGTGTGC encodes:
- a CDS encoding glycosyltransferase family 4 protein: MKLKIAALGAKAIPHPGGIELVMEEIGSRLVQKGHRFDIFVRKRYMGKEGPRRFKGVGLPLSPGVYSKHLDALSHSTSALARVLSRDYNILYINSVGLSVLALLPKVLGLGTVVHTHGLDWKREKWGPLARRLIRMSGWTSVRFPHLTFCVCREDKRFLEGTYGTRCIYVPNGIPKIVFARPERIRQWGLGGGDYLLFMARLVPEKGAHFLLEAWQRLPRECKGGKKLVIAGDSNHRDEYYRRLMDFGGAGDIVFTGFARDRIKAELFSNAFCFVQPSTVEGMPLSVLEAMGYGRMILASDIQENKDLLSGHGWTFQSGNVDDLSSKLMKILQLDRDAADRSGREIREFGLRSYDWDRITDKVERHLIELLRINTRGE
- a CDS encoding sugar transferase: MITDYPVLTRLVVALLDTLVTILSFVIATYARNAAIAFYGFGTVVNWTDYWPTLIVIILVWRGLLGYQDAYVGQRFTSLKTDIMIVVKTVAFGTLVVLTAAFMMKLKIPRTLIAFFAMTNLILLSVEKAVLYQFIGYVRKWGRNIKSVLVLGEEDVAEAFVRSVEKYPDWGIKILGLIGRNERDVGEERFGYSVIGHSGNLRELLHSNPIDELVIALPARGLGEMEEVMAICDEEGVPVRIVSSFFKNIISKAKTDMIHGLPIIKFSSVERKDFEALLKRSVDVVGSIVLLVLLAPAFAVIAVLIKLDSPGPVLYRWRILGLNKRPLTSYKFRTMVENADDLKKQLLADSEMTGPVFKMKEDPRVTRVGKWLRKFSLDELPQLWSVLKGDLSLVGPRPPLQTEVEKYDGWHRRKLSVKPGITCLWQVSGRNEIKDFDEWMRLDMKYIDEWSLWLDFKILLRTVWVVLKATGR